The proteins below are encoded in one region of Candidatus Effluviviaceae Genus I sp.:
- a CDS encoding phosphate ABC transporter ATP-binding protein: MSGRTHISVRNLNVFYGAMQALKDVSVDIPEKRITAIIGPSGCGKSTLLRTFNRLVETVEGVRITGNVLVDGEDIFDPRVDVTEVRRRMGLLSQRPYPLPMSIYENVAYGPRIHGVWRRRDLDRIVELHLRESGLWDEVKDRLHEPASDLSVGQQQRLCLSRGLAVEPEIILGDEPTSALDPRSSQRIEQRFLELKDDYTIVLVTHILRQARRLADYVLFLYMGELVEHGPAREVLENPREQMTREYVKGVIS; this comes from the coding sequence TCTACGGCGCGATGCAGGCGCTCAAGGACGTGAGCGTGGACATCCCCGAGAAGCGGATCACGGCCATCATCGGGCCGTCGGGATGCGGGAAGAGCACGCTGCTCCGCACGTTCAACCGGCTTGTGGAGACGGTCGAGGGGGTGAGGATCACGGGCAACGTCCTCGTGGACGGCGAGGACATCTTCGATCCGAGGGTGGACGTGACCGAGGTCCGCCGCCGGATGGGGCTCCTCTCGCAGCGCCCGTATCCGTTGCCCATGTCCATCTACGAGAATGTCGCGTACGGCCCGCGCATCCACGGCGTCTGGCGGCGGCGCGACCTCGACCGGATCGTCGAGTTGCACCTCCGGGAGTCCGGGCTGTGGGACGAGGTGAAGGACCGCCTGCACGAGCCGGCGTCGGACCTCTCCGTGGGACAGCAGCAGCGCCTGTGCCTCTCGCGCGGGCTCGCGGTCGAGCCGGAGATCATCCTCGGCGACGAGCCGACCTCGGCGCTCGATCCGAGGTCGAGCCAGCGCATCGAGCAGCGCTTCCTGGAGCTCAAGGACGACTACACCATCGTGCTCGTCACGCACATCCTGAGGCAGGCACGCCGACTGGCGGACTACGTCCTCTTCCTGTACATGGGCGAGCTCGTCGAGCACGGGCCGGCGCGCGAGGTGCTCGAGAACCCGCGCGAGCAGATGACGCGGGAGTACGTGAAGGGCGTGATCAGTTAG